aataaaaaataaatattttgaatatctccctataattataatgtttttggCCTTAGGGAGTTTTAACTTATATCAAACTTTATTATCATTCACTTTTGGCTATAGGTCAATTGATATCAAAGCTTAATGATTCCAAGAGGTTATCTATTGCAAGTTGGTATTTAAAAGTCTAGCACGGGGGTCATATAAAAGTGTTAGAAATCAATAAtcgaaattataaaaaatgttaagtATCAACCTATCATTAGTTTTCTGGTTAAAGAAAACTATTGAACTCGAGAACGAGTTCAAGAAAGATTGATAGAGAggtttttggaaaaaataattattttatttaattatttttatttttttttttttggtttaggaaatttatttttattgtagtttcctattaaataatattatgcctttctagttttcttatttgagcaaaataatttcttatttttatttttctatttgatattattagagttttctaggttttttttctctatataaaGAGTTGTAATACTTTTTGGCAAGTTAGacttacataaataaaaattaaatattaattatttaatcttataatttttctatgtaattttataattatatttaaattaataaaaactaatatttaaaaattgcaTCAATATGAAATGAAACTATCAAACATGGAATAatgtagttttttaattaatattatgaatTCATTTACTAAAATTACGAATCCTTTGAATATAGAATGCTTGATCACCATTTCAATATCAATTATTTCCTTCTTCCCATTTTTAACCATTCTAATCAGATTTTCatgtgatataaaaaattaagtgcattttaggtttttttatcaaatatattcataaaattatttgaaattaaaaaaatacatattaaaatttttaaaattagtttttatttaattcacctaaatttttaaaattaattaaaatattaaaactaattttataagcTTACCCGTAGCAACAACACGTATCTTCTCCATCGAACGAAGGGGAAGGAGTGTAACATACACCTTGATGTACCACAGCATTGTCTCTCTCCATGTCCAATAATtagttaaaaggaaaaaaaaaaaaaaaaaaggcggcTCATTCGTAGAAACTGAAAATCGAAAAACAGATCCAAAATTCTGTTCGCTCCAGCTTCTGCCTTCTTCTGCTAGTAATTCGCTCGTTTGTCACTAAACCAAGTCTCACTTCCAaaagcttctctctctcttcgtttCCTGTTTGGTTCCTGAGAAAATTCAGGTAAGTAAAAAGAAGACAACAATTACTCACTATCTCTCCTTTCTGGTCTATTTTTCCTTCCGTTTTAAATCACCTCGCTAACTTCTTTTAAAGATGATTAATTTGCATTTGTTGTTTTGTGGTTTGTTTTGCATTAGTTATTTTGTTAATTggagtgttgttgttgttgtttttttctccaAGGGATTAGAAATTTGCTGATTGATAATTGCTAGTAAGTTTTTTTAAGCGCctaattttatttgctttagtTGCTTTAATCAAGAATCCTTTTTTTGATATGTGAATTTAGattatcattattgttattGGTTAGATTAGTTGGGATGAGCTATTTTTGGTGGTTTTAatcgttttttcttttcctaatcTTCTggttttgatgattattttatagatgaaattgttattttatgtaGTGTAAATACAATATGATAGTTATTAACATAAGCATTTGATATGAAAAGGTGCTTCTATGAACACTCAATTAgggttttattcttcttcttttttaagttaGAAACTTAAaagactgatttttttttttttaaggtggtaaatattggttttctttttaagtaaCTAGGGTTTTTCATATGCAGGGTAGTTGAGGAGGCTTGGTTAGTGGACTTGCTAGAAGTGAAGCTCCTTTTAAATTTGAGTATGGAAACAGATGATATGATTGGCCTCCCTGgttcttttgattttggatATAAAAATGAGAATGATGAGCTTTCCAAGTCTGATTTTGGGCCCAGTGAATCTCGCTCTCAACCATGTAGTAATGATGGTAAAGAAAGTAAGGATGATGAGGAGGGTTTGGGGCTCTGTAAAGGTGTGGTTGGAAATGAAGAAGGTATAGTCGATCCAGGGTGTTCAGGGCTTAATGTAGGTGATACTGGAACTGAAGAAGCTGCAACAGATCAGAGTAATTTGGTGCTTGAGGAACGTGATATTGGATCTAAAGGTGTCCAGTTTGCAGTGGAAACAGAGGCTGACATGGATTTGGTTGTTTCTCCTGTCAGACAAGTGAATTTTGATGTGGTTGATGCTGTTATAGTTTCCAAGAAGCCAGATATTTCCAGCATCATAGGGAACGTTGAAGACTGTTTCCTTGATACACAAAATAATAGTCTTGTCCAACAAGGCAAGGTGGATGGCAGTCGTATCCTCTCTTAACCTTTGATAACATAATCATTTATTGTAAATTCTCCTACTCAACTCTAGATGAACCCATTAGATTTAGATCATAATTCCAAAAAGGCTTCTTATTCAGAAATAAATGCATCAAACAACCTTAATAAGTCAATCTCAATTGGAGGAATGCTATATCCATGACAATCACCTTTTTAGTTGCAGTTTATTCTGATTTCCTCCCCTTTCTGTCATGTATTCCCTCAATCCAATATGCCAGATATATCAGGCGTTAAGAGAAAAAGGATGGCATATGATGAACAGCAACCTTCAGTGCATGTCATGTATAACTCCTTAACAAGGTCAGGGTGGAAGTGTTCATAATAACTTGGCAATCCAAGAATTTTTAACTGTATGTTTTGATTTCTTGTTGGATTGCTGTGACTGTTATTATTCTGTACTTATTGGAGGCATCATGTCTTATTAGAATTAGCTAAGATCCTCATTTGTTTAATTCTTGGTGATTGCCTTACTCTTCCCAGAGCTAGCAAAcaaaagcttgaggaactgtTACAACAGTGGTCAGAATGGCATGCTCAACAGAATTCATCTCATGTAAGGTTCAATTTTCCTGCTAATTAAAATTGCAGTACAatgtaaaattttgtttttaatctttttagtttGGGTGCTTGGCTTGACCAATGCAAAGTTAGGAAAGTTTTTCAAACACATAATCCAGATTGGATTGATAGATAATAATGCAGATATTCTATGTGGTGAATGCATGCAATCTGTTGTTGTTGCTCTGTGGCTTCCTATTCTCTATTAAACCAGTGGCTTGTCTCATTATGTATCTCAATCTTTCAGGATTCTGATGAAATGTTACAATCTGGTGAAGACACTTACTTTCCTGCTCTACGTGTTGGCATGGAGAAGTCCTCTGCAGTGGTAATTTCCATTTTTTGCTTCTTTGGTCCTGAATGCATATAGTTTTAAGCCAAAAGGACTAGCCAGGTTTTAGCTATGAAGAACTTCTTGTTCTTGTAACTTTAGATGCTTTAGGATGTATTTTCTGTGTTGCAATTAGCCCGTTGCTTCATTAATAAAGCTAGCTGgattacaaatatatatttggtgaaGGGCAAAAAATATAGCGAAGATATTCTTACTCATAAATTTTCTAGGTTCTCTTTCCTGGAATTCTTTTTCTTGTGTGTGGCCTTAACCTTTGTCAAGCTCTTTCTTGAAGTTCCCCTCACCTccagggaagaaaaaaagaagataaaaagaaagaaacctttTTAACTTTAATTGGAATCCTAACCTTTGGAAGCAGATAATTTACTTGTTAGAAACTCTTTGGCATTTATCACTGGGCAATCAATGCACTGGTGTGCCATTTTCTGAGCTAAGTCTTCATGCTAAAATTTAGAGAGCACAACTTCAGATTTTAGTATTCTAAACAATGACCATGGAACTCTATCTTGAATCATTAAGTTTCATGGTTGTCATGGACCCCATAGCTTTTTTAACATGGAATTTAAACAAGGAATGTATTATCCAATCATTATCTACTTGGAGCCCTATTATCACCCTGGAGGATAGTTAAATTTTCTATCACCATTGAAAATTAGATATCCTCGGGTAGAAATTTTTTCTGTTTAAGTTCTCAGTTCTTACTCAATGTATTATTGTGAGatttttcctcttttctctttattttaccTTTCTCATCCTATTTTGACCAGAAAATTTGCACTCTTGACTATCCACTTTATTCATTGTAGCGCTGATGCTAAGGCCCTAACTATCATAGTGCATTGCATTTAGCTTCACTAAAAGAGGTTAAAATTTAGGATTTCACGTCTTTGCTTTTCATCTAGTTTTTCATTTGATTGATTACTTTTCATTTGTAGTCCTTCTGGATTGAGAACCAAGCAAGGAAACAAGAAGACAATGATTTAATTCTTCTACATAGTAATTCTGTGCCTCTATATGATCGTGGATATGTGTTGGGTTTGACTTCAGCAGATGGTCCAATTAATGTAGAAGGGTAAATGATCTTGACTTGTGTACCCTTCTTAgatttcatgttttgaaaatgttACTTTTTTGGTCTTTGTCCTACATGCTCAGAATTGTAGCAAATATCTAAGTTGTTCAAAACCTGTTGATTGTTATGTATGTTGAACAAGCTTGGGATATTAGCTTTCGTGATGATTTTATGATTGTGGCAATGGTAttgtatttgatgtgttgacAAATATAATGTGTTGGACAGTAACTAATCACAAGGGATATCCATGTGGACTTATTTCCAAGAATCTCTTGTTTTGTATTTCCTTGGGAAACTTTCAATGCGAACCTCATTACAGACTAATTCAGGACAATAGCTTACTAAACAGAGGATCTGAGAAAGATCATAAAAACTCAAGTCTGTTCAGCACATTAGAATAGCTGCTGCATTCATATCCCTCATTTATGTAAGAAGGATCTCGCACATTACCTCATATAATAATCTGTTGGTGATTTTATACCTTTAAGGGGCCCAATTTTCACGGTGAAAACCCATCAAGGACCTAGttattcattaattataattctGCTCCTATATTTTCACTGATCCAACCAGCTGTTCTTCTTGtgttaaatatatgtttttgagGGTTCCTGAATGTATTTTATCTTCCACTACCTATTGCCTTCCATTTTTGTAGAGGCTTGGAGATAGTGGATGCTGCTGCACGATGTTTTAACTGTGGTGCGTACAACCATTCTTTGAAGGAATGCCCAAAACCTCGTGATAATGCTGCTGTTAATAATGCTCGTAAACAACACAAGTTCAAGCGAAATCAGAATTCTAGTTCCCGCAATCCAACACGCTATTATCAAAGCTCTTCTGGTGGCAAGTATGATGGTTTAAAGCCAGGTTCTCTTGACACTGAAACACGACAACTTTTGGGTCTTGGGGTAAGAGCATACTAGATTGAATCAAAGCAAACATTTAATTTCTCCTGCAACATATTTAACACCCCCCATGTTTCTCTTACATCTAAGCCTAGAACCCATTAGAGCCTAGTTGACTCAAGTATAAAATCCCATACCCAAATCAAAC
This DNA window, taken from Populus alba chromosome 17, ASM523922v2, whole genome shotgun sequence, encodes the following:
- the LOC118029693 gene encoding uncharacterized protein; translated protein: METDDMIGLPGSFDFGYKNENDELSKSDFGPSESRSQPCSNDGKESKDDEEGLGLCKGVVGNEEGIVDPGCSGLNVGDTGTEEAATDQSNLVLEERDIGSKGVQFAVETEADMDLVVSPVRQVNFDVVDAVIVSKKPDISSIIGNVEDCFLDTQNNSLVQQGKVDGSHISGVKRKRMAYDEQQPSVHVMYNSLTRASKQKLEELLQQWSEWHAQQNSSHDSDEMLQSGEDTYFPALRVGMEKSSAVSFWIENQARKQEDNDLILLHSNSVPLYDRGYVLGLTSADGPINVEGGLEIVDAAARCFNCGAYNHSLKECPKPRDNAAVNNARKQHKFKRNQNSSSRNPTRYYQSSSGGKYDGLKPGSLDTETRQLLGLGELDPPPWLNRMRELGYPPGYLDPDDGDQPSGITIFDDGDVEEEQEDGEIMETDHPEPPRKMSVEFPGINAPIPENANQRFWEVGPSSSDPFRHRSRHRSNHSSDATGRWHHHEQRQYRDFINDGPPGVDPVFSPSMSSYPPRYGHHDSSYSSDSPRDLSPAFGRSNSDRGRGALVYEDFASHGSSSYSSSRKRSSPQDIGSARYETDNSRDDYDTDYSYRDYSFRSEYDNDRYRRRSRR